Below is a window of Persephonella sp. DNA.
GGCATTGGTGATCTCTCTGCTGCCCTTTCTGTTCAACCTATTAAAGAAACAAGAAGCAGACCTGCTGTCATTGTATCTCTTGCTTTTAAATCTAAAACAGGAAGAAGTCCTTTTGATCTGGACGATCCCAAAAAGGATCTTCCTACAGGTAGCGGGTATTACGCTGTGAAAGGTGGGGTGAACTTATTAAAAAGTATAGATCCTGTTGTTGTGTTTGGAGGTTTTGCATACTCTTACAACATGCCTGAAAAGGTTGGAAAAGTTTACACAGGACCCGACCCTAACAATCCAGACAACACCATCTCTGCAAGACTGGACAAGTTTTATCCTGGAGATACAATGAGTTTCAATGTTGGCTTTGCTTACGCCCTTTCTTATAACTTCTCAATGAATTTTCAGTTTTCACAGGATTACACATTCACATCAAGAAGCAAGGTTAATGGCAGAAAATCTGATGTCCAGAACTCAACCATGAATTCTGCAGTTCTAAAAATAGGAACTGGTTGGGCACTGTCCAATAGGTCTTCGTTAAATGTTTCCCTGTCGGTAGGATTAACAGAGGACGCACCGGATTATATTCTTGAGTTTAGACTGCCATACAGATTTTAATTGACTTCCCCTATTTTATGCTTTTCTATAAGTGAGTAGACCTTTGGTCTGCTGATGCCGAGAAGTTTAGCCATTTTTGTTATATTACCGTTAGTCACTATAAAGGCTTTCTTTAGAAGATCTTTTTCAAGTCTTTCTATATTTTCTTTTAGGTTTAAAGAATCTGTTTTTACCCAGTAAATCTCACCCAATCCGTTTCTTTTAAGATCAAGATCTTTTTCTTTTATCACTTTATTTTCTGTTAGAACAACAGCTTTCCTTATCACATTTATAAGTTCCCTCACATTCCCTGGCCACTGATAGCTAAGAAGAGCTTCCTCAGCGTCTTTAGAAAACCCTTTGATTTCTTTGCCCACTTCTTTAGAGTATTTATTCAGAAAGTATTTTGCAAGGATTAGGACATCCTCATTTCTTTCCCTTAGAGGGGGCAGTTTTATTGTAAGAACATTTAACCTGTAGTAAAGGTCTTCCCTAAACTTTCCTTCT
It encodes the following:
- a CDS encoding transporter, whose protein sequence is MNRKDISGVFIFFLLLSFSSYSSEIEKAKEILKKGKEENYEESLTQFDRGYILLKKRQFEIENSFSYIYYSANQIYLSSFAILDPIFLTLGEFGIENSRRHIFQYSIAVRYGLTDYLQAELNIPFVYRHERYSVVGTGAGESTADDYGIGDLSAALSVQPIKETRSRPAVIVSLAFKSKTGRSPFDLDDPKKDLPTGSGYYAVKGGVNLLKSIDPVVVFGGFAYSYNMPEKVGKVYTGPDPNNPDNTISARLDKFYPGDTMSFNVGFAYALSYNFSMNFQFSQDYTFTSRSKVNGRKSDVQNSTMNSAVLKIGTGWALSNRSSLNVSLSVGLTEDAPDYILEFRLPYRF